A DNA window from Altererythrobacter sp. B11 contains the following coding sequences:
- a CDS encoding acetyl-CoA carboxylase carboxyltransferase subunit alpha gives MISYLEFEKPVAALQERIAELRAAGGDDVDISSELQKLEKKSDDLLAQAYASLTPWQKTQVARHPQRPHFRDYVDHMFTDFMPLGGDRHFGEDEAIMGGFATLNDRKVMLIGHEKGNDTQSRLRHNFGMGKPEGYRKAIRLMELAGRFGLPVVTLVDTSGAFPGIEAEERGQAEAIARSTEACLALPVPMVAAIVGEGGSGGAVALASAERVLMFEHAVYSVISPEGCASILWRTAEKAPQAAEAMKMTAQDLIGLGVIDRIVPEPVGGAHRDPAQAAGALAGALEEELDMLGGKSAKQLRRMREDRFLKIGASPRTRRG, from the coding sequence ATGATTTCCTATCTCGAATTCGAAAAACCCGTTGCCGCCCTGCAGGAGCGGATTGCCGAACTCCGCGCTGCCGGCGGCGACGATGTCGACATTTCTTCCGAGCTGCAGAAGCTGGAGAAGAAGAGCGACGATCTGCTCGCGCAGGCCTATGCCTCGCTCACGCCGTGGCAGAAGACGCAGGTCGCCCGCCATCCGCAGCGCCCGCATTTCCGCGACTACGTGGACCACATGTTCACCGACTTCATGCCGCTGGGTGGGGACCGCCATTTCGGTGAGGATGAAGCGATCATGGGCGGCTTTGCCACGCTGAACGATCGCAAGGTTATGCTGATCGGGCATGAGAAGGGCAACGACACGCAGAGCCGGCTCCGTCACAATTTCGGCATGGGCAAGCCCGAAGGCTATCGCAAGGCGATCCGCCTGATGGAACTGGCCGGCCGCTTCGGCCTGCCGGTGGTGACGCTGGTGGACACATCGGGCGCCTTCCCCGGCATCGAGGCGGAAGAGCGGGGGCAGGCGGAAGCCATCGCCCGTTCCACCGAGGCTTGCCTGGCGCTGCCGGTGCCGATGGTGGCGGCAATCGTGGGCGAGGGCGGTTCGGGCGGCGCGGTGGCGCTGGCGAGCGCGGAACGGGTGCTGATGTTCGAACACGCCGTCTATTCGGTGATCTCCCCTGAAGGTTGCGCCTCGATCCTGTGGCGCACGGCGGAAAAGGCCCCGCAGGCGGCGGAGGCGATGAAGATGACCGCGCAGGATCTCATCGGGCTCGGCGTGATCGACCGCATCGTGCCCGAGCCGGTCGGCGGAGCGCATCGCGATCCGGCGCAGGCGGCGGGGGCTCTCGCCGGTGCGCTGGAAGAAGAGCTGGACATGCTCGGCGGGAAAAGCGCCAAGCAATTGCGCCGCATGCGCGAGGATCGCTTCCTCAAGATCGGCGCGTCACCTCGCACGCGCCGGGGCTGA
- a CDS encoding M48 family metalloprotease: MTAIRPFLSRALFAGCAAGALGACATVPGAGIAPGTPITPAEAQQGAQYHEQFVREFGGEVSGPQADYVASVGQKIAVQSGLATTPGAFDVTLLDSSVNNAFAVPGGYVYVTRQLVTLMNNEAELAGVLGHEVGHVSARHSARRQQAAQRNQLLGVLGSVLSGVLLGDSALGDLGQRVASTAPQLATLSYSRSQELEADDLGVQYLESAGYDPHAMATVLASLAAQNSLDAQLQGQGDATVPQWASTHPDPASRVQNALQLAGNRTGATNADVFLTRIDGLVYGDSPKQGVIEGRSFIHPVLRLSFTAPDGFYMVNGSDAVSISGSGGQAQMSGGSYSGNLETYVRQQFQALGGQNSTLAPQEMKRTTINGLPAVYGTARVTSSGNQVDVAVFAYEFSNTQAFHFTAIAPAGQIGMFNPMFQSMRRISTAEAGQVVPRRIDVVTAGRGDSVRSLAAKMAYTDAQEARFRVLNGLSSSDQVVPGRKYKIVIRSN; the protein is encoded by the coding sequence ATGACAGCTATCCGCCCTTTCCTGAGCCGGGCCCTCTTCGCCGGCTGCGCCGCCGGTGCGCTGGGCGCCTGCGCCACCGTTCCGGGCGCCGGCATTGCCCCCGGGACGCCCATTACCCCCGCGGAAGCGCAGCAGGGCGCGCAGTATCACGAGCAATTCGTCCGCGAATTCGGGGGCGAAGTCAGTGGGCCGCAGGCGGATTATGTTGCCAGCGTCGGCCAGAAGATCGCAGTGCAATCCGGCCTCGCCACCACGCCCGGCGCCTTCGACGTGACGCTGCTGGATAGTTCGGTGAACAACGCCTTCGCCGTGCCGGGCGGCTATGTCTATGTAACGCGCCAGCTCGTCACGCTGATGAACAATGAGGCGGAACTCGCCGGCGTTCTCGGGCACGAGGTCGGCCATGTCTCCGCCCGCCACTCAGCCCGTCGGCAGCAAGCGGCGCAGCGCAACCAGCTGCTCGGTGTGTTGGGCTCAGTGCTGTCCGGCGTTTTGCTGGGGGATTCGGCGCTGGGTGATCTCGGGCAGCGGGTGGCCTCCACCGCGCCGCAGCTGGCGACCCTCAGCTATTCCCGTTCTCAAGAGCTCGAGGCGGACGACCTCGGCGTGCAATATCTCGAAAGCGCCGGCTACGATCCCCACGCGATGGCGACCGTGCTGGCGAGCCTGGCCGCGCAGAACTCGCTGGATGCGCAGCTGCAGGGGCAGGGGGACGCCACCGTTCCGCAGTGGGCCTCCACCCACCCCGACCCGGCCAGCCGCGTGCAGAACGCGCTCCAGCTTGCGGGCAATCGCACCGGGGCTACCAATGCCGATGTGTTCCTGACCCGGATCGACGGCCTGGTCTATGGTGACAGTCCCAAGCAGGGCGTGATCGAAGGCCGCAGCTTCATCCACCCCGTGCTGCGGCTGAGCTTCACCGCACCCGATGGCTTCTACATGGTCAACGGCTCGGATGCCGTGTCCATCAGTGGCAGCGGCGGGCAGGCGCAGATGTCGGGCGGCAGCTATTCAGGCAATCTGGAAACCTATGTCCGGCAGCAGTTCCAGGCGCTTGGCGGGCAGAACAGCACGCTCGCGCCGCAGGAGATGAAGCGCACGACGATCAACGGCCTGCCGGCTGTCTATGGCACGGCACGCGTGACCAGCAGTGGCAACCAGGTGGATGTGGCGGTGTTCGCCTACGAATTTTCGAACACGCAGGCCTTTCACTTTACCGCCATCGCCCCGGCGGGTCAGATCGGCATGTTCAACCCGATGTTCCAGTCCATGCGGCGGATTTCCACCGCCGAGGCGGGGCAGGTGGTGCCGCGGCGGATCGATGTGGTGACGGCGGGGCGGGGCGACAGCGTGCGCAGCCTGGCCGCGAAAATGGCGTACACCGACGCGCAGGAAGCGCGCTTCCGCGTGCTCAACGGGCTTTCATCCTCCGATCAGGTGGTGCCGGGGCGCAAGTACAAGATCGTCATCCGCAGCAACTGA
- a CDS encoding Flp family type IVb pilin: protein MKFFNKLLRDEQGATAIEYGLIAALIAVAAITAMQSLGGELSETFTTVGDKLATTNTPAPAAT from the coding sequence ATGAAGTTTTTCAACAAGCTGCTCCGTGACGAGCAGGGCGCCACCGCCATCGAATACGGCCTGATCGCCGCCCTGATCGCCGTTGCCGCGATCACCGCCATGCAGAGCCTCGGCGGCGAGCTGAGCGAGACGTTCACCACGGTGGGCGACAAGCTGGCCACGACCAACACTCCGGCCCCGGCCGCGACGTAA
- a CDS encoding Flp family type IVb pilin, with the protein MKTILRNESGATAIEYGLIVALIVIAMMAALQGVADGTIEIWTTIREQVHAVMG; encoded by the coding sequence TTGAAGACCATCCTGCGCAACGAAAGCGGCGCAACGGCCATCGAATATGGGCTGATCGTGGCGCTGATCGTGATCGCGATGATGGCGGCGCTGCAGGGCGTGGCCGATGGCACGATCGAAATCTGGACCACGATCCGCGAGCAAGTACACGCGGTGATGGGTTAG
- a CDS encoding (deoxy)nucleoside triphosphate pyrophosphohydrolase encodes MSAAEMAGNPTVMLVVAAAIRDGEGRLLLQQRPLHKRHGGQWEFPGGKVEPGESPRPALAREIEEELGVALDIAAMEPAGFAEESGANGVSAIVLFLYTCRAFAGEPTGREGQNWGWFTLTEAAELDLAPMDRALLAKLRE; translated from the coding sequence ATGAGTGCGGCGGAAATGGCAGGGAATCCGACGGTGATGCTCGTGGTTGCCGCCGCGATCCGCGACGGGGAAGGCCGCCTGCTGCTGCAGCAGCGCCCGCTGCACAAGCGACACGGCGGGCAGTGGGAGTTCCCCGGCGGCAAGGTCGAACCCGGCGAAAGCCCGCGGCCCGCGCTGGCGCGCGAGATCGAGGAGGAACTGGGCGTGGCGCTGGATATTGCCGCGATGGAACCGGCGGGCTTCGCCGAGGAGAGCGGCGCGAACGGCGTTTCGGCGATCGTATTGTTTCTTTACACCTGCCGCGCTTTCGCCGGTGAGCCCACGGGCCGCGAGGGCCAGAACTGGGGCTGGTTCACGCTCACCGAGGCGGCCGAACTGGACCTTGCCCCCATGGACCGCGCTTTGTTGGCGAAACTTCGCGAATGA
- a CDS encoding phospholipase D-like domain-containing protein produces the protein MARRVSVIVDAEDYFALMQDAMLRARQRILLISWDFDTRIHLIRGRRWWQKGRARQYPSRLGSFMVWLKRHRKDLDIRILTWGFGFLIFLTRGAMVFDLIRWGINRRIDFKLDSVHPIGCSHHQKIAVIDDALAVCGGIDMTHARWDTRLHEPADPRRSGPDGKLHGPWHDLTMMMEGPVACELGVLGRDRWRRAGGKPLEPARPAEHDVWPEALVPQFENVEVGIARTRAEYNGSPGVHEIEELFLQHIARAKRFLYIENQYFASRMISEALAARLQEEDPPEIVVVHPLSANGWAEAHAMDPARDGLVRVLQELDSHGRFHIYIARSGNETIYVHAKLLIVDDEILRVGSANFNNRSMRLDSECDVFIDCARPANEGVQENIRALRYSLLAEHCGLSEDEVGPLLEEAGGSMAEMIARLGGGRRLRLEPFVPRKLDEIERQIVDNELLDPEDPSMMFHPAKRGRGLFRPGSLLGRAKRKLDALDRRRRKR, from the coding sequence ATGGCACGCCGGGTCAGCGTGATCGTCGACGCGGAAGATTATTTCGCGCTGATGCAGGATGCGATGTTGCGTGCGCGCCAGCGAATCCTGCTGATCAGCTGGGATTTCGATACGCGCATCCACCTGATCCGCGGCCGTCGCTGGTGGCAGAAGGGCCGGGCGCGCCAGTATCCCTCGCGCCTCGGCAGCTTCATGGTCTGGCTCAAGCGTCATCGCAAGGATCTGGACATCCGCATCCTCACCTGGGGATTCGGCTTCCTGATCTTCCTTACGCGCGGCGCCATGGTGTTCGACCTTATCCGCTGGGGCATCAATCGCCGGATCGATTTCAAGCTCGACAGTGTCCATCCGATAGGCTGCAGCCATCACCAGAAGATCGCGGTGATCGACGATGCGCTGGCGGTGTGCGGCGGCATCGACATGACCCATGCACGGTGGGACACGCGGCTGCACGAACCCGCAGACCCGCGCCGTTCCGGGCCGGATGGCAAGCTCCACGGGCCGTGGCACGACCTGACCATGATGATGGAAGGGCCGGTGGCGTGTGAACTGGGTGTCCTCGGCCGCGATCGCTGGCGCAGGGCCGGAGGGAAGCCGCTTGAACCTGCGCGTCCGGCCGAGCACGATGTGTGGCCTGAAGCGCTGGTTCCGCAATTCGAGAACGTGGAAGTGGGCATTGCTCGCACCCGGGCGGAATATAATGGCTCGCCGGGGGTGCATGAGATTGAGGAACTGTTCCTCCAGCACATCGCCCGGGCCAAGCGGTTCCTGTATATCGAGAACCAGTATTTCGCCTCCCGCATGATCTCGGAGGCCTTGGCCGCGCGGCTGCAGGAAGAGGATCCGCCGGAGATCGTCGTAGTGCATCCGCTGAGTGCCAATGGCTGGGCGGAAGCCCATGCGATGGACCCGGCGCGGGATGGGCTGGTGCGGGTGCTGCAGGAACTCGATAGCCACGGTCGGTTCCACATCTACATCGCGCGCTCGGGCAACGAGACGATCTATGTGCACGCGAAGCTCCTGATCGTGGATGACGAAATCCTCCGCGTGGGCTCGGCCAATTTCAACAATCGCTCGATGCGGCTGGACAGCGAATGCGACGTGTTCATCGATTGCGCCCGGCCTGCCAATGAAGGCGTGCAGGAGAATATTCGTGCCCTACGGTATTCCCTGCTGGCGGAACATTGCGGGTTGTCGGAAGATGAGGTCGGCCCCCTGCTGGAGGAGGCAGGCGGCTCCATGGCGGAGATGATCGCCCGGCTGGGCGGAGGCCGGCGGCTTCGGCTGGAGCCCTTCGTGCCGCGTAAACTGGACGAGATCGAGCGCCAGATCGTGGACAACGAACTGCTCGATCCCGAAGACCCTTCGATGATGTTCCACCCGGCGAAGCGAGGACGTGGCCTTTTCCGTCCCGGCAGCCTATTGGGGCGCGCCAAGCGCAAGCTGGATGCTTTGGACAGAAGGCGTCGGAAGAGATGA
- the folE gene encoding GTP cyclohydrolase I FolE has protein sequence MSSLVGPDEDDGRGKMPVPDDVQDAIRTLIRWAGDDPAREGLIDTPARVARAWKEYCVGYEEDPASHLSRVFEEVGGYDEIVLLKDIPFQSHCEHHMAPIIGKAAIAYLPTNRVVGISKLARVLHGFARRLQIQERLTAEVAQCIWDNLEPRGVAVVIEASHACMTARGVRTPGVNMVTSQVMGTFRSDHKSRQEVLQLMGY, from the coding sequence ATGAGTAGCCTGGTTGGACCCGATGAAGATGATGGCCGCGGCAAGATGCCGGTGCCGGACGATGTGCAGGATGCGATCCGCACCCTCATTCGCTGGGCGGGGGACGATCCCGCCCGCGAAGGGCTGATCGATACGCCCGCGCGCGTTGCGCGCGCGTGGAAGGAATATTGCGTCGGCTATGAGGAGGATCCTGCATCCCACCTCAGCCGCGTGTTCGAGGAAGTGGGCGGCTATGACGAGATCGTGCTGCTGAAGGACATTCCCTTCCAGAGCCATTGCGAGCATCACATGGCGCCGATCATCGGCAAGGCGGCGATCGCCTATCTCCCCACGAACCGGGTGGTGGGCATTTCCAAGCTCGCCCGCGTGCTGCACGGTTTCGCCCGGCGGCTGCAGATCCAGGAACGGCTGACGGCGGAAGTCGCCCAGTGCATCTGGGACAATCTGGAACCCCGCGGCGTGGCCGTGGTGATCGAGGCGAGCCATGCCTGCATGACCGCGCGCGGCGTGCGCACGCCGGGCGTCAACATGGTCACTAGCCAGGTGATGGGCACCTTCCGCAGCGATCACAAGAGCCGGCAGGAAGTCCTGCAGCTGATGGGCTATTGA
- a CDS encoding UDP-N-acetylglucosamine 1-carboxyvinyltransferase encodes MTALLVRGGPRLSGRIEPSANKNAVLPVLCATLLTDAPVTLRNVPEITDVLRIVEFFGELGSTVTWDKAAKRLDIDHSTVRKTAKARLPQAMRASIMMIPGLLARLGEARLEHEVKGCTLGAREIDPHVAVFRALGAQVAQEGPEIVFRSTGKGQATRMWLEYASVTTTENFILSALTVKGTSQIVNAACEPHVQEMCSFLELLGAPIIGKGTSMVSVEGGKELGGADYTFIEDFHEIATFLALAAVTGGDIAVRNAHPEHFMLIDRTFEKFGAEVKHENGWSRLIAPERLKVEENFTSHLITKVEAAPWPYIPADLLPIFIALGVKAEGQTMFWNKVYEGGLTWHTELSLFGAHTLLCDPHRLITFGGNHLAPATVTSPYIIRVAIALLMVASSVEGESRILDADPIRRAHPGFVDNFVALGADVQWEA; translated from the coding sequence ATGACTGCGCTGCTCGTGCGCGGCGGCCCCCGGCTGTCGGGCAGGATTGAACCTTCGGCCAACAAGAACGCGGTGCTGCCGGTTCTCTGCGCGACGCTGCTGACGGATGCGCCGGTGACGCTGCGCAACGTGCCCGAAATTACCGATGTGCTGCGGATCGTGGAGTTCTTCGGAGAGCTTGGCTCCACCGTCACTTGGGACAAGGCGGCCAAGCGCCTCGACATCGATCATTCCACCGTGCGTAAGACGGCCAAGGCCCGCCTGCCGCAGGCGATGCGCGCCTCCATCATGATGATTCCCGGCCTCCTCGCCCGTCTCGGCGAAGCGCGGCTGGAGCATGAGGTGAAGGGCTGCACGCTGGGCGCGCGCGAGATCGATCCGCATGTCGCCGTGTTCCGCGCACTCGGTGCCCAGGTGGCGCAGGAAGGCCCTGAGATCGTGTTCCGCAGCACGGGGAAGGGCCAGGCCACGCGCATGTGGCTCGAATATGCCTCCGTCACCACGACCGAGAACTTCATCCTCAGCGCGCTGACGGTGAAGGGCACCTCGCAGATCGTGAATGCCGCCTGCGAACCGCATGTGCAGGAAATGTGCAGCTTCCTGGAGCTGCTCGGCGCGCCGATCATCGGCAAAGGCACCTCCATGGTTTCGGTGGAAGGCGGTAAGGAACTGGGCGGCGCCGATTACACCTTCATCGAGGATTTCCACGAGATCGCCACCTTCCTCGCGCTGGCGGCGGTGACGGGCGGCGACATCGCGGTGCGCAACGCACATCCCGAACATTTCATGCTGATAGACCGCACTTTCGAAAAGTTCGGTGCCGAGGTGAAGCATGAGAATGGCTGGTCGCGCCTGATCGCGCCGGAGCGGCTGAAGGTGGAGGAGAACTTCACCTCGCACCTGATCACCAAGGTGGAAGCCGCGCCATGGCCCTATATCCCGGCGGACCTGCTGCCGATCTTCATCGCGCTGGGCGTGAAGGCCGAAGGACAGACCATGTTCTGGAACAAGGTCTATGAAGGCGGTCTCACCTGGCACACCGAACTATCGCTGTTCGGGGCGCATACGCTGCTGTGCGATCCGCACCGGCTGATTACCTTCGGCGGCAACCACCTCGCGCCGGCCACAGTCACCTCGCCCTATATCATTCGCGTAGCGATCGCTCTGCTGATGGTGGCAAGCTCGGTGGAGGGCGAATCGCGCATCCTCGATGCCGATCCGATCCGCCGCGCGCATCCCGGCTTCGTGGACAATTTCGTCGCGCTCGGCGCCGACGTGCAGTGGGAAGCCTGA
- a CDS encoding peroxiredoxin — protein sequence MTISKGDKLPNVTLVKATAEGPQKVQSGEYFAGKKVALFSVPGAFTPTCSAKHLPGFVDKAGELKAKGVDEIVCTAVNDAFVMGAWNKASGSDDVTMLADGNGDFAEALGLVMDGTGFGMGKRGQRFSLIVDDGTVTEVNVEQPGDFKVSSAEHMLGQL from the coding sequence ATGACGATTTCCAAGGGAGACAAGCTGCCCAACGTGACGCTGGTCAAGGCGACAGCCGAAGGCCCGCAGAAGGTGCAGAGCGGCGAGTATTTCGCCGGCAAGAAGGTGGCTCTCTTCTCCGTCCCCGGCGCCTTTACCCCCACCTGCTCGGCCAAGCATCTGCCGGGCTTCGTCGACAAGGCAGGCGAACTGAAGGCGAAGGGTGTGGACGAGATCGTCTGCACCGCGGTGAACGATGCTTTCGTGATGGGCGCCTGGAACAAGGCTTCCGGCAGCGACGACGTGACCATGTTGGCGGACGGCAATGGCGACTTCGCCGAAGCACTGGGCCTGGTGATGGACGGCACCGGCTTCGGCATGGGCAAGCGCGGCCAGCGCTTCTCGCTGATCGTGGACGATGGCACGGTGACCGAAGTCAACGTGGAACAGCCCGGCGATTTCAAGGTGAGCAGCGCGGAGCACATGCTCGGCCAGCTCTGA
- the ahcY gene encoding adenosylhomocysteinase — MATLAAEQDYIVKDISLAEYGRDEIAIAETEMPGLMATREEYGASKPLKGARITGSLHMTIQTAVLIETLVALGAEVRWATCNIFSTQDHAAAAIADQGIPVFAIKGESLADYWDYVGRIFDWGDDTTANMILDDGGDATMFALWGARVEAGESLPEPGNAEEIEFQRALKEFIKRKPGYLTQSVKNIQGVSEETTTGVHRLYHLAKQGKLPFPAINVNDSVTKSKFDNLYGCKESLVDAIRRATDVMLAGKVACVAGFGDVGKGSADSLRNGGARVMVTEIDPICALQAAMEGYEVVTMEEAVKRCDIFVTTTGNEDVITAEHMKAMKPMSIVCNIGHFDSEIQIGALSNYEWKEVKAGTDLVTFPDGKQIIVLAKGRLVNLGCATGHPSFVMSCSFTNQVLAQIELFTKGDEYDKDVYVLPKHLDEKVAALHLDKLGVQLTKLTQKQADYIGVPVEGPFKPDHYRY, encoded by the coding sequence GTGGCGACTCTGGCTGCCGAACAGGATTACATCGTGAAGGACATCTCGCTGGCCGAATACGGCCGGGACGAGATCGCCATCGCCGAAACCGAAATGCCCGGCCTGATGGCCACGCGTGAGGAATATGGCGCGAGCAAGCCCCTGAAGGGCGCGCGCATCACCGGCTCGCTGCATATGACGATCCAGACCGCGGTGCTGATCGAAACCCTCGTGGCGCTGGGCGCCGAGGTCCGCTGGGCGACCTGCAACATCTTCTCCACCCAGGATCACGCCGCGGCGGCGATTGCGGATCAGGGCATTCCGGTGTTCGCCATCAAGGGCGAGAGCCTGGCCGATTACTGGGATTATGTCGGCCGTATCTTCGACTGGGGCGATGACACCACCGCCAACATGATCCTGGACGATGGCGGCGATGCCACCATGTTCGCCCTGTGGGGCGCGCGGGTGGAAGCCGGCGAAAGCCTGCCCGAACCCGGCAATGCCGAGGAGATCGAATTCCAGCGCGCGCTCAAGGAATTCATCAAGCGCAAGCCCGGCTATCTCACCCAGTCGGTGAAGAACATCCAGGGCGTTTCGGAAGAGACGACCACCGGCGTCCACCGCCTCTATCACCTCGCCAAGCAGGGCAAGCTGCCGTTCCCGGCGATCAATGTGAACGACAGCGTCACCAAGTCGAAGTTCGACAACCTCTACGGCTGCAAGGAATCGCTGGTCGATGCGATCCGCCGCGCGACGGACGTGATGCTGGCCGGCAAAGTGGCCTGCGTCGCCGGCTTCGGCGATGTCGGCAAGGGTTCGGCCGACAGCCTGCGCAATGGCGGCGCACGCGTGATGGTGACGGAAATCGATCCGATCTGCGCCCTGCAGGCGGCGATGGAAGGCTATGAAGTCGTCACCATGGAAGAGGCGGTGAAGCGGTGCGACATCTTCGTCACCACCACCGGCAATGAAGACGTGATCACGGCCGAGCACATGAAGGCGATGAAGCCGATGAGCATCGTGTGCAACATCGGCCACTTCGATTCGGAAATCCAGATCGGCGCCCTGTCGAACTACGAATGGAAGGAAGTGAAGGCGGGCACCGATCTGGTGACCTTCCCCGATGGCAAGCAGATCATCGTGCTGGCCAAGGGCCGGCTGGTGAACCTGGGCTGCGCCACCGGGCACCCCAGCTTCGTGATGAGCTGTTCCTTCACCAATCAGGTGCTGGCGCAGATCGAGCTGTTCACCAAGGGCGATGAGTACGACAAGGACGTCTATGTCCTGCCCAAGCACCTCGACGAGAAGGTGGCGGCGCTGCATCTCGACAAGTTGGGCGTGCAGCTGACGAAGCTGACCCAGAAGCAGGCGGATTACATCGGCGTGCCGGTGGAAGGGCCGTTCAAGCCCGATCACTATCGCTACTGA